Proteins from a single region of Spodoptera frugiperda isolate SF20-4 chromosome 8, AGI-APGP_CSIRO_Sfru_2.0, whole genome shotgun sequence:
- the LOC118275601 gene encoding uncharacterized protein LOC118275601, producing MRYFYLTILILHISFIHASVHSNFRDNGIFDDGKRGVNDDKWQNPKGPMIILQNKKQHNAKDKISVQDITKVLQKARTNEKSIKKGDGLPRSKLFEDIAKKRVGKEYYDMGPVLNEIRKLFRAGPARRQSMKTKYDDSDDSASSSSSGMDMINWKDDFKDYMMEKKFEALNSTIPRGDVTNMAAARPWGVSCGDPNQQDAPWGSCMLAAECDSEYRIYRGDYLCGRTSFVCCSLQYTNYDMYQGLEATFEGSSYSTDSSEKIPHHRKKREHERRKRRRERNVRKRKIKRSISKIVREIKKILHRAYSNGTAMRKKRTRELKKFIKNMKKRYKKDRQALIHVHEFDMTQLDEKLQKKLDQIKGVNEKFFANDTFREILINGTTKEKLKEFLRSHPKLRKILTQRRQDGGLLEPVVEDTSADDLHNDMEYGLLYF from the exons ATgcggtatttttatttaacgataCTGATTTTGCACATCAGTTTTATTCACGCATCTGTTCATTCTAATTTCAGAGATAATGGTATTTTCGATGACGGAAAACGCGGTGTCAATGATGACAAGTGGCAAAATCCTAAGGGCCCAATGataattttgcaaaataaaaagcAACATAATGCGAAAGACAAAATATCAGTTCAGGATATAACAAAAGTATTGCAAAAAGCCAGAACTAACGAGAAAAGTATAAAGAAAGGAGATGGTTTACCTCGTTCAAAGTTATTTGAAGACATCGCAAAGAAAAGGGTTGGCAAAGAATACTACGACATGGGTCCGGTATTGAATGAAATAAGGAAATTGTTTAGAGCCGGCCCTGCCCGACGTCAGTCGATGAAGACAAAGTATGATGATAGTGATGACAGCGCTTCTAGCAGCAGTTCCGGCATGGACATGATAAACTGGAAGGACGACTTCAAAGACTACATGATGGAGAAGAAATTTGAAGCGCTCAATTCGACCATACCAAGGGGAGATGTGACTAACATGGCTGCGGCAA GACCATGGGGAGTTAGTTGCGGAGATCCCAATCAACAAGACGCACCGTGGGGCTCCTGTATGTTAGCTGCTGAATGTGATTCAGAATACAGAATATACCGCGGTGACTACTTATGTGGTCGAACCAGCTTCGTTTGCTGTTCTCTGCAATATACTAACTATGACATGTACCAAGGACTGGAAGCTACCTTCGAAGGCAGCAGCTACTCAACAGATTCATCAGAGAAGATACCGCATCATCGCAAGAAACGCGAGCACGAGAGAAGGAAGCGGAGGAGAGAAAGAAATGTGAGAAAACGGAAGATTAAGCGAAGTATCTCGAAGATAGTACGAGAAATTAAGAAGATATTACATAGAGCTTACTCAAACGGGACTGCAATGCGAAAGAAAAGGACTAGAGAATTGAAGAAGTTCATTAAGAACATGAAGAAGCGGTATAAAAAAGACCGACAAGCCCTTATACATGTACATGAGTTTGATATGACACAACTTGACGAAAAGTTACAGAAAAAGTTAGACCAAATCAAAGGTGTTAATGAAAAGTTTTTTGCTAATGATACTTTTAGAGAAATATTGATAAACGGTACAACTAAGGAGAAGCTGAAGGAGTTTTTACGGAGCCATCCGAAGCTGAGGAAGATTTTGACCCAACGACGTCAGGATGGTGGCTTATTGGAACCAGTGGTAGAAGACACGAGCGCTGATGATCTACACAACGATATGGAATACGGTCtcctttatttttga
- the LOC118275737 gene encoding uncharacterized protein LOC118275737 has protein sequence MRYFYLTILILCLGAVQESSVSSVKPTHPKRHGDKTNEHEYGHRKPQGEMRHSQNEKGKHVTDEKLKEGRHIKDDKEKEGRHVKDDNVKHLRHVKDGQPNDARHAKGEKLKEGRHQDDNVKQGRHVKDEKFKEGRHTKDDKIDHGKQVKDGNIKQGRHVKEESHAKDGILKEGRHTKDKKIKEGRHIKDENKKQGRHGKDEKLKERNHVKDNKLKLPTSQNITRKHPKGNVTKPMQRYKIGPGVPVINLLNKILLKKKGRVGGKHLRGNHTSLKRKHKKSKDNNSKPGFRAEDDTSTDTTSSSDEELWPEEWDDYWLNKKMEALNTTKARGDVINMAGARPWSFPCGDPGQHDLPWGTCMLAPECDAEYRIYRGDSFCGRTSLVCCALQLSNYDFYHGIDISFGASSYSTTSSDEDMIILGPKERKERQERKAREKRKQERAKRKDRLEKSIKKIVKEVKDILSRAFKNGTMERKKQVDRIREYIKKMKKQYREDRKNLINMHHAEMKVNDEKLQIKLNQIRGLNLAFMTNATFRDIIVNGTVNKEKLIKLLREHPELTQYFQNRRSGGGGPYLGPVQEATDEDQHEHAYEHEYEHEREHVRKRKVMDANTKSQEYDVEYGVLYY, from the exons ATgcggtatttttatttaacgatttTGATTTTGTGCCTAGGCGCAGTACAAGAATCTTCTGTTTCAAGTGTAAAACCTACTCATCCAAAACGGCATGGAGATAAAACGAATGAACATGAGTATGGTCACCGAAAACCTCAAGGTGAAATGAGGCATTCCCAAAATGAGAAAGGAAAACATGTAACAgatgaaaaattaaaagaagGAAGACATATAAAAGATGATAAAGAAAAAGAAGGAAGGCATGTAAAAGATGATAATGTAAAACACTTAAGGCATGTGAAAGATGGACAACCAAACGATGCACGGCATGCGAAAggtgaaaaattaaaagaagGAAGACATCAAGACGATAATGTAAAACAAGGAAGGCATGTAAAAGACGAAAAATTCAAAGAAGGAAGACATACAAAAGATGATAAAATAGACCATGGGAAACAGGTAAAAGATGGGAATATAAAACAAGGAAGACATGTTAAAGAAGAAAGCCACGCGAAAGATGGAATATTAAAAGAAGGTAGACAtacaaaagacaaaaaaattaaagaaggaAGACACATAAAAgatgaaaacaaaaaacaaggGAGGCATGGAAAAGacgaaaaattaaaagaaagaaacCACGtgaaagataataaattaaaacttccGACATCACAGAATATTACTAGGAAACATCCTAAGGGAAATGTAACGAAACCCATGCAACGTTACAAAATCGGGCCAGGTGTACCCGTGATAAACTTGCTTAACAAAATTCTACTCAAGAAGAAAGGACGTGTCGGTGGAAAACATTTGCGTGGCAATCACACATCACTTAAAAGAAAGCACAAAAAGTCAAAGGATAATAACTCGAAACCGGGTTTTAGAGCAGAAGATGACACCAGTACTGATACTACCAGTAGTTCCGATGAGGAATTGTGGCCAGAAGAATGGGATGACTATTGGctgaataaaaaaatggaagcACTTAATACTACGAAGGCTAGAGGAGACGTCATCAATATGGCGGGTGCTA GGCCATGGTCATTTCCTTGTGGAGATCCAGGTCAACATGATTTACCATGGGGTACCTGCATGCTAGCACCTGAATGTGACGCCGAATATCGAATCTATCGCGGTGACTCCTTTTGTGGAAGGACTTCTTTAGTATGCTGTGCGCTTCAGTTGTCCAACTACGACTTCTATCATGGAATCGATATTTCCTTTGGCGCCTCCAGTTACTCTACAACTTCTAGCGATGAAGATATGATTATACTTGGACCCAAAGAACGTAAAGAGAGGCAAGAAAGGAAAGCAAGAGAAAAACGTAAACAGGAAAGAGCCAAAAGGAAAGATAGATTGGAGAAGagtatcaaaaaaattgtaaaagaaGTTAAAGATATTTTGAGTAGAGCTTTTAAAAACGGAACAATGGAACGAAAGAAGCAGGTTGACCGTATAAgggaatatataaaaaaaatgaagaaacaaTATAGAGAGGATCGTAAGAATCTTATAAACATGCATCATGCAGAGATGAAAGTGAATGATGAGAAGTTGCAAATTAAGCTTAACCAGATCAGAGGTCTGAACCTGGCGTTTATGACGAATGCTACGTTCAGGGACATTATTGTTAACGGGACGGTGAACAAGGAGAAACTCATTAAGTTGTTGCGTGAGCATCCGGAACTGACGCAGTATTTCCAGAATAGACGCTCTGGTGGTGGTGGACCGTATCTAGGGCCAGTGCAAGAGGCGACAGATGAAGACCAGCATGAGCATGCATATGAGCATGAATATGAGCATGAACGTGAGCATGTGCGTAAGCGTAAAGTCATGGATGCCAACACTAAGTCTCAGGAATATGATGTGGAATACGGAGTTCTCTATTACtga
- the LOC118275733 gene encoding uncharacterized protein LOC118275733, translating into MRYFYLTILILTQSVIHAAIFPNLKTNVLETWNEDDKTRTDVQKAMRHFQNNKGENIQQKNLIQNKELKNDQNIDVYLDLLASKLAENDRRRASRKNFYGHPIFNELKNKRLRSLRRQRLSKDDLFGDSSTNTKERERGNKEMEEAWLLKKMQALNSSTIRGDVANMAAARPWAVPCGDPIQHDMPWGTCMVQTQCEPEYRIYRGDSFCGQTRFICCALQPTNYDLYHAIDISAAEAGTSYSTDSDDAYRDKVMGSREVSKKRDRRQRRNRKLDRAKRKKKMIKSIKRIIQEIKDILNKAYSNATTVRQKRTTRLQQLVYNMKKQFRLDRKAVISAHHAELKDKDEAFQAKLNGVRGLNNAYMTNDTFRSIIINGTVDKEKLRSVLQQYPQLQEYMKAERRVDGGDADTESDEAVDLKLKLTDSKPAMDEYDLEYGMIYF; encoded by the exons ATgcggtatttttatttaacgataCTGATTTTGACGCAAAGCGTTATTCACGCAGCAATATTCCCGAATTTGAAAACCAATGTTTTAGAAACTTGGAATGAAGATGACAAGACAAGAACTGATGTCCAAAAAGCAATGAGacatttccaaaataataaagGGGAAAATATACAACAGAAGAATCTAATTCAGAACAAGGAATTGAAGAATGACCAAAACATAGACGTCTATTTGGATTTGCTTGCTTCGAAATTGGCTGAAAATGATCGTAGACGCGCCTCACGAAAAAACTTTTACGGACATCCTATATTTAAcgagttaaaaaataaaaggctCAGAAGTTTGAGAAGGCAACGTCTGTCCAAGGACGACTTGTTCGGCGACAGTTCAACAAACACAAAGGAAAGGGAGAGGGGAAATAAGGAAATGGAAGAAGCGtggcttttaaaaaaaatgcaagcGCTTAATTCATCGACAATTAGGGGGGACGTGGCCAACATGGCAGCGGCTA GACCATGGGCCGTACCTTGTGGAGATCCAATACAACACGACATGCCGTGGGGTACCTGCATGGTTCAAACACAATGTGAGCCCGAGTATAGAATATATCGCGGCGACTCCTTCTGTGGACAGACTAGGTTCATTTGTTGCGCGCTTCAGCCGACTAACTACGATCTTTATCATGCGATAGACATTTCGGCGGCCGAAGCGGGCACAAGTTACTCTACAGATTCTGATGACGCTTACCGTGACAAAGTAATGGGATCACGTGAAGTTAGTAAGAAGAGAGACCGTCGCCAAAGGAGAAACCGTAAATTGGATAGAGCcaagagaaaaaagaaaatgataaagaGTATTAAAAGGATAATACAGGAAATTAAAGATATATTGAACAAAGCATATAGTAACGCGACAACAGTACGACAGAAAAGGACAACAAGACTTCAACAGCTGGTATATAATATGAAGAAGCAATTTCGGTTGGATCGTAAAGCTGTAATAAGTGCTCATCATGCAGAACTGAAGGATAAAGATGAGGCTTTTCAAGCGAAGCTGAACGGTGTGAGAGGCCTTAACAACGCGTATATGACCAATGATACGTTTAGAAGTATCATTATAAATGGAACGGTTGATAAAGAGAAGCTTCGGTCAGTACTACAGCAGTATCCGCAGCTACAGGAATACATGAAGGCGGAGAGACGCGTGGATGGTGGAGATGCAGATACAGAGTCAGATGAGGCGGTAGATCTGAAACTGAAACTGACGGATTCGAAGCCTGCAATGGACGAGTACGATCTCGAGTACGGAATGAtatatttttga
- the LOC118275856 gene encoding uncharacterized protein LOC118275856: protein MASKEPEKKADGNRVKKVHGNDSFQRMNYLYQISKHIADKNPALSAYYGNLIVSVAKKNVLKIHPDIKRQFCKKCRCIAIHKVTATMKVKRKNKSKTIQWTCDICGTKRNFPANEKHDHRLWLEKPEAVLEVIN, encoded by the exons ATGGCCTCAAAGGAGCCCGAAAAGAAAGCAGATGGGAACAGAGTAAAAAAGGTTCATGGAAATGATTCGTTTCAACGAATGAATTACCTATATCAA ATCAGTAAACACATAGCAGACAAGAACCCAGCCTTATCAGCGTATTATGGAAACTTAATAGTTAGTGTTgctaagaaaaatgttttaaaaat acaTCCAGATATTAAACggcaattttgtaaaaaatgtagATGTATAGCCATCCATAAGGTCACAGCCACAATGaaggtaaaaagaaaaaacaaatcaaaaacaaTCCAGTGGACTTGTGACATCTGTGGCACTAAGAGAAATTTTCCCGCCAATGAAAAACATGACCACAGATTATGGTTAGAAAAACCAGAGGCTGTACTTGaagttattaattag
- the LOC118275858 gene encoding polyribonucleotide nucleotidyltransferase 1, mitochondrial isoform X1, translating into MLARKPLFLSRIIHQRRCSRCYAAQTAVGEVDIPFSKGTSMNLKTGQYARFADGACVATLGNTAILSTVVSKAKQSSSSFLPLVVDYRQKAAAAGRIPTNFLRRELGPTEREILTSRLIDRSLRPLFPQNYFFDTQIVCNMLAVDSTNPPETVAINAASAALALSDVPWNGPIGAVRIGQIDNEVIINPTRKDLEKSILNLVVAATNRNLVVMMEGSAQDILQQDLLKAIKLGTKEAQLIVRGIEKLQKTHGKMKRAYETPAPLHQDIVDTISTLSSMKIREILSDFSHDKISRDNAISELRQTVLNQLRETEADVTQLQDCFNANLKQIFRDMIFETDVRCDGRHLDDLRKINCQVSLYEPLHGSAVFQRGQTQVLCTVAFDSPESALKMDTLTMLTSGIKEKSFFLHYEFPSYATGEVGRTGAPGRREAGHGALAERGLLPVVPHQPYTVRLTAEVLESNGSSSMASVCGGSLALMDAGVALSAPAAGVAIGLVSRPDEQGQIEDYRILTDLLGIEDYMGDMDFKVAGTKKGVTALQADVKVPGLPLKIVMESIQKACDAKSRIIDIMNQCIDKPRQGHKENMPVIEEMEVEVHKRPKLLGMGGANLKKLYLETGVQVTPIDDVKYSIFAPSQAAMDEAHSRIQGWLTSEKTPELEFGAIYKARVVEVKDIGVLVTLYSGMTPALVHNTQLDHRKIQHPSVLGLEVGSEIQVKYFGRDPVSGQVRLSKKVLSSPPPGIVKKLDKA; encoded by the exons ATGTTAGCAAGAAAACCCTTGTTTTTATCACGAATAATTCATCAACGGAGATGTTCTCGATGTTACGCGGCACAAACAGCAGTTGGCGAGGTCGATATACCGTTTTCTAAAGG GACATCTATGAACCTAAAAACTGGCCAGTATGCAAGGTTTGCAGATGGCGCCTGTGTGGCTACGCTGGGAAACACCGCCATACTATCCACAGTGGTTTCCAAAGCCAAACAAAGTTCTTCATCGTTTTTGCCGCTTGTAGTAGACTATAGACAAAAAGCCGCGGCCGCTGGACGAATACCAACCAATTTCCTTAGAAGAGAATTAG GTCCAACAGAACGAGAGATCCTGACATCACGTCTCATTGACCGCTCCTTGCGACCGCTATTCCCACAGAATTATTTCTTTGACACGCAGATAGTATGTAACATGCTTGCGGTTGACTCTACGAACCCACCTGAAACTGTTGCTATAAATGCTGCTAGTGCGGCTTTAGCGCTGTCTGATGTGCCTTGGAATGGACCTATTGGGGCTGTCAG AATAGGACAAATAGACAATGAAGTGATAATCAATCCGACTCGCAAGGACCTGGAGAAGTCTATCTTAAACCTGGTGGTGGCTGCGACCAACAGGAACCTGGTTGTGATGATGGAGGGCAGTGCCCAGGACATACTGCAGCAAGACCTGCTGAAAGCCATCAAATTAG GTACAAAGGAAGCCCAGCTAATAGTTCGTGGCATTGAGAAACTGCAGAAGACACATGGTAAGATGAAGCGGGCGTACGAGACACCGGCGCCGCTGCACCAGGATATAGTGGACACCATCAGCACACTGTCTTCCATGAAGATCAGGGAGATACTCAG CGATTTCTCCCACGACAAAATATCGCGAGACAACGCGATATCAGAACTTAGACAAACAGTTTTAAACCAACTTCGTGAGACGGAGGCCGATGTCACACAGTTACAGGACTGTTTCAACGCCAACCTGAAGCAGATATTCCGAGACATGATATTCGAGACCGACGTACGGTGTGATGGGCGGCACTTGGATGATCTTAGGAAGATTAATTGTCAG GTGTCTCTATACGAGCCGCTACACGGTAGCGCAGTGTTCCAGCGCGGGCAGACCCAGGTTCTGTGCACGGTCGCGTTCGACTCCCCGGAGAGCGCGCTCAAGATGGACACTCTTACTATGCTCACTAG TGGCATAAAAGAGAAGAGCTTCTTCCTTCACTACGAGTTCCCATCATACGCGACGGGCGAGGTGGGTCGGACCGGAGCCCCGGGGCGCCGCGAGGCAGGCCACGGAGCCCTGGCCGAGAGGGGCTTGCTACCCGTCGTGCCACACCAGCCCTACACTGTCAGGCTAACTGCTGAAGTATTGGAGTCTAATG GTTCAAGTTCAATGGCGTCAGTATGCGGTGGTTCCCTCGCTCTGATGGACGCTGGAGTAGCCCTGTCAGCCCCGGCTGCAGGAGTGGCGATAGGCCTGGTCTCCCGGCCTGATGAACAAGGACAAATCGAGGACTACAGGATCCTTACTGATTTGTTA GGCATAGAAGATTACATGGGCGACATGGACTTCAAAGTGGCGGGTACTAAGAAAGGCGTGACGGCGCTACAAGCCGACGTCAAGGTGCCCGGCCTGCCGCTCAAGATCGTCATGGAGTCCATACAGAAGGCCTGCGACGCCAAGAGCAGGATCATCGATATTATGAACCAGTGTATTGATAAACCTAG ACAGGGGCACAAGGAAAACATGCCAGTCATCGAGGAGATGGAGGTGGAAGTCCACAAGAGGCCGAAACTGCTCGGCATGGGAGGCGCCAACCTGAAGAAACTGTACCTTGAAACCGGTGTACAG GTGACACCAATAGACGACGTTAAATACAGCATATTCGCGCCATCACAAGCGGCGATGGACGAGGCACACAGTCGCATACAAGGGTGGCTGACTTCTGAGAAAACTCCGGAGCTGGAGTTTGGAGCGATTTACAAGGCGAGGGTCGTGGAGGTGAAGGATATCGGAGTACTGGTCACTCTGTACTCCGGCATGACGCCTGCGTTGGTACATAATACGCAACTCGATCATAGGAAG ATACAGCACCCCTCAGTACTCGGTCTCGAAGTGGGCTCAGAGATCCAAGTGAAGTACTTCGGCCGAGACCCAGTCTCCGGACAGGTCAGACTGTCCAAGAAGGTGCTTAGTTCACCACCACCAGGCATTGTCAAGAAGCTAGATAAAGCTTAA
- the LOC118275858 gene encoding polyribonucleotide nucleotidyltransferase 1, mitochondrial isoform X2, with amino-acid sequence MKRAYETPAPLHQDIVDTISTLSSMKIREILSDFSHDKISRDNAISELRQTVLNQLRETEADVTQLQDCFNANLKQIFRDMIFETDVRCDGRHLDDLRKINCQVSLYEPLHGSAVFQRGQTQVLCTVAFDSPESALKMDTLTMLTSGIKEKSFFLHYEFPSYATGEVGRTGAPGRREAGHGALAERGLLPVVPHQPYTVRLTAEVLESNGSSSMASVCGGSLALMDAGVALSAPAAGVAIGLVSRPDEQGQIEDYRILTDLLGIEDYMGDMDFKVAGTKKGVTALQADVKVPGLPLKIVMESIQKACDAKSRIIDIMNQCIDKPRQGHKENMPVIEEMEVEVHKRPKLLGMGGANLKKLYLETGVQVTPIDDVKYSIFAPSQAAMDEAHSRIQGWLTSEKTPELEFGAIYKARVVEVKDIGVLVTLYSGMTPALVHNTQLDHRKIQHPSVLGLEVGSEIQVKYFGRDPVSGQVRLSKKVLSSPPPGIVKKLDKA; translated from the exons ATGAAGCGGGCGTACGAGACACCGGCGCCGCTGCACCAGGATATAGTGGACACCATCAGCACACTGTCTTCCATGAAGATCAGGGAGATACTCAG CGATTTCTCCCACGACAAAATATCGCGAGACAACGCGATATCAGAACTTAGACAAACAGTTTTAAACCAACTTCGTGAGACGGAGGCCGATGTCACACAGTTACAGGACTGTTTCAACGCCAACCTGAAGCAGATATTCCGAGACATGATATTCGAGACCGACGTACGGTGTGATGGGCGGCACTTGGATGATCTTAGGAAGATTAATTGTCAG GTGTCTCTATACGAGCCGCTACACGGTAGCGCAGTGTTCCAGCGCGGGCAGACCCAGGTTCTGTGCACGGTCGCGTTCGACTCCCCGGAGAGCGCGCTCAAGATGGACACTCTTACTATGCTCACTAG TGGCATAAAAGAGAAGAGCTTCTTCCTTCACTACGAGTTCCCATCATACGCGACGGGCGAGGTGGGTCGGACCGGAGCCCCGGGGCGCCGCGAGGCAGGCCACGGAGCCCTGGCCGAGAGGGGCTTGCTACCCGTCGTGCCACACCAGCCCTACACTGTCAGGCTAACTGCTGAAGTATTGGAGTCTAATG GTTCAAGTTCAATGGCGTCAGTATGCGGTGGTTCCCTCGCTCTGATGGACGCTGGAGTAGCCCTGTCAGCCCCGGCTGCAGGAGTGGCGATAGGCCTGGTCTCCCGGCCTGATGAACAAGGACAAATCGAGGACTACAGGATCCTTACTGATTTGTTA GGCATAGAAGATTACATGGGCGACATGGACTTCAAAGTGGCGGGTACTAAGAAAGGCGTGACGGCGCTACAAGCCGACGTCAAGGTGCCCGGCCTGCCGCTCAAGATCGTCATGGAGTCCATACAGAAGGCCTGCGACGCCAAGAGCAGGATCATCGATATTATGAACCAGTGTATTGATAAACCTAG ACAGGGGCACAAGGAAAACATGCCAGTCATCGAGGAGATGGAGGTGGAAGTCCACAAGAGGCCGAAACTGCTCGGCATGGGAGGCGCCAACCTGAAGAAACTGTACCTTGAAACCGGTGTACAG GTGACACCAATAGACGACGTTAAATACAGCATATTCGCGCCATCACAAGCGGCGATGGACGAGGCACACAGTCGCATACAAGGGTGGCTGACTTCTGAGAAAACTCCGGAGCTGGAGTTTGGAGCGATTTACAAGGCGAGGGTCGTGGAGGTGAAGGATATCGGAGTACTGGTCACTCTGTACTCCGGCATGACGCCTGCGTTGGTACATAATACGCAACTCGATCATAGGAAG ATACAGCACCCCTCAGTACTCGGTCTCGAAGTGGGCTCAGAGATCCAAGTGAAGTACTTCGGCCGAGACCCAGTCTCCGGACAGGTCAGACTGTCCAAGAAGGTGCTTAGTTCACCACCACCAGGCATTGTCAAGAAGCTAGATAAAGCTTAA